A portion of the Pseudoalteromonas luteoviolacea genome contains these proteins:
- a CDS encoding RNA polymerase sigma factor translates to MTVQLCNKWSKVIAENEAKLLAYLNNILRCPYLAEDALQDTFLRLSGMSKCQDCQVKNTKSYCYQVARNIAIDMIRKQNRESLVDLESIQTEQFDDESSNIEDRYIDAQLSDKVNSTIGKLSKRHQNVVSFYRDGRLKQKEIAKMYHISPTLVNFMIKEAIQSCQNELQAGAVVAH, encoded by the coding sequence ATGACAGTGCAGCTGTGCAACAAGTGGTCTAAGGTGATTGCTGAGAATGAAGCAAAATTACTGGCTTATTTGAATAATATCCTACGCTGCCCATATCTGGCCGAGGACGCCTTACAGGATACGTTTTTACGCTTATCTGGTATGTCAAAGTGCCAAGATTGCCAGGTTAAAAACACCAAAAGCTATTGCTATCAAGTTGCAAGAAACATTGCTATTGATATGATCCGAAAACAAAATCGAGAATCTTTGGTTGATTTGGAATCAATCCAAACAGAACAGTTCGACGATGAAAGCTCAAATATTGAAGACCGCTACATTGACGCGCAATTATCTGACAAAGTAAATAGCACCATAGGTAAGCTGTCTAAACGCCATCAAAATGTGGTGAGCTTTTATCGAGATGGCCGCTTAAAACAAAAAGAAATCGCCAAGATGTACCACATTTCACCAACGTTAGTGAACTTTATGATCAAAGAAGCCATTCAATCATGCCAAAATGAATTGCAGGCAGGTGCCGTTGTAGCGCACTAA
- a CDS encoding TerB family tellurite resistance protein — translation MLERIRLFLAKLDAQPQQETQVDFATALGALMVEVMRADNDIAPDELKMITQLLQQHCQLSAHSSDLICNQAQQLVDEAIDLHRFVKVVNDHTSEEARIEVIELLWMVAFADGKLDPQEDYTVRKLAGLMYVSHGDFIAAKLNVKGILGLPD, via the coding sequence TTGTTAGAACGTATTCGGTTATTTTTGGCTAAATTAGACGCTCAGCCTCAGCAAGAGACGCAGGTAGATTTTGCGACCGCTTTAGGTGCGTTGATGGTTGAGGTGATGAGGGCCGATAATGATATTGCGCCTGATGAATTAAAGATGATAACTCAGTTATTGCAGCAGCATTGCCAGCTATCGGCGCATAGCAGTGATCTGATTTGTAATCAGGCGCAGCAGTTAGTTGATGAAGCGATTGACTTGCATCGCTTTGTTAAAGTGGTCAATGACCATACCAGTGAAGAAGCGCGCATTGAAGTGATTGAGTTATTGTGGATGGTTGCATTTGCAGATGGCAAATTGGACCCTCAGGAAGATTACACCGTTCGCAAGTTAGCGGGGCTGATGTACGTATCTCATGGCGACTTTATTGCCGCCAAGCTCAATGTAAAAGGTATTTTAGGTTTACCTGATTAG
- the leuD gene encoding 3-isopropylmalate dehydratase small subunit, with protein MSKYHSGLMAPLDKNNVDTDQIIPKQFLTSTSRDGFDKALFYDWRYLDSGEPDPAFVLNFERYQGATVLLTRDNFGCGSSREHAPWALKQYGFSVILAESFADIFFNNCGNNQMLCIALSPEVLDDLFAVCDVHPQVHIEIDLENQLICSEYFADISFDVRPDIKARLLSGLDFIGETEQLNHHIDAFEQKLQAARPWQ; from the coding sequence ATGAGTAAATATCATAGTGGATTAATGGCGCCATTAGATAAAAATAATGTCGATACAGACCAAATCATCCCTAAACAGTTTCTCACTTCGACAAGTCGTGATGGCTTTGATAAAGCACTTTTTTATGATTGGAGATATCTCGATAGTGGCGAGCCAGATCCGGCATTCGTTTTAAACTTTGAACGATATCAAGGCGCAACCGTGCTGTTAACCCGTGATAACTTTGGTTGTGGTTCATCTCGTGAGCATGCACCTTGGGCACTTAAGCAATATGGTTTTAGTGTTATCTTGGCTGAGAGTTTTGCGGATATCTTTTTCAATAATTGTGGCAACAATCAGATGCTTTGCATTGCATTATCGCCAGAGGTGCTGGATGATTTATTTGCAGTGTGTGACGTACATCCCCAGGTGCACATTGAGATTGATCTGGAAAATCAGTTGATATGTAGTGAGTATTTTGCGGATATTTCTTTTGACGTTCGCCCAGATATAAAGGCTAGATTGCTCAGCGGTTTGGATTTTATCGGAGAAACAGAGCAGCTAAATCATCATATTGATGCCTTTGAGCAAAAGTTACAAGCTGCTAGGCCGTGGCAATGA
- the leuC gene encoding 3-isopropylmalate dehydratase large subunit encodes MAQTLYDKIWQSHAVAQINEQTDLLYIDRHLVHEVTSPQAFAGLREKNRPVRCPEKTFATMDHNVSTKSRSIDAASEVSKNQLQALSNNCAEFGVQLYDLESINQGIVHVMGPEQGITLPGTTIVCGDSHTSTHGAFGALAHGIGTSEVEHVLATQTLQQKKAKALKIQINGLLRPTVTAKDLIMAVIGELGTAGGTGYVAEFCGTAIEALSMESRMTLCNMSIEMGAKAGLIAPDEITYAYLEGRPFAPKGEDFKQAVAYWKTLHSDDGAQFDRVVEMEAEDIQPQVTWGTSPEQVIGIDEPIPNPDEEQDLIKADSMRSALRYMGLEAGQRLSDATVDTVFIGSCTNSRIEDLRAAAKIVEGKKVAQGVEALIVPGSGLVKQQAEQEGLADIFMAAGFEWREPGCSMCLAMNDDRLGSGKRCASTSNRNFEGRQGRGGRTHLVSPAMAAAAAIAGRFTDIRGAQR; translated from the coding sequence GTGGCACAGACTTTATACGATAAAATTTGGCAATCTCATGCGGTTGCGCAAATTAATGAACAGACTGATTTACTGTATATCGACAGGCATTTAGTGCATGAGGTGACGTCCCCGCAAGCATTTGCAGGCCTACGAGAGAAAAACCGTCCAGTACGTTGCCCTGAAAAAACTTTTGCAACGATGGACCATAACGTATCTACCAAAAGTCGCTCAATTGATGCGGCCAGTGAAGTGAGTAAAAATCAGCTTCAAGCGCTGTCAAATAATTGTGCTGAATTTGGTGTCCAGCTGTATGATTTGGAATCTATTAATCAGGGGATTGTACATGTGATGGGCCCCGAACAAGGGATCACATTGCCTGGCACAACCATAGTATGTGGTGACAGCCATACTTCTACGCATGGTGCTTTTGGGGCATTAGCACATGGTATTGGCACTTCAGAAGTTGAGCATGTGCTGGCAACGCAGACACTGCAGCAGAAAAAAGCCAAGGCGCTTAAAATTCAGATCAATGGGTTACTTCGCCCAACGGTGACTGCAAAAGACTTAATCATGGCGGTGATCGGTGAGCTAGGTACCGCAGGTGGTACCGGCTATGTTGCAGAGTTTTGCGGCACAGCCATAGAGGCATTGTCGATGGAATCACGTATGACGTTATGTAATATGAGCATAGAAATGGGGGCAAAAGCAGGGTTGATTGCACCTGATGAAATAACCTATGCGTATCTTGAAGGGCGTCCCTTTGCGCCAAAAGGTGAAGATTTTAAGCAAGCCGTTGCTTATTGGAAAACGCTGCATTCGGATGATGGTGCGCAGTTTGATCGGGTAGTTGAAATGGAGGCAGAAGACATTCAACCTCAAGTGACGTGGGGTACCAGTCCTGAACAAGTAATAGGTATCGATGAGCCCATTCCAAACCCTGATGAAGAACAAGACCTGATTAAAGCAGACTCTATGCGTTCGGCACTGCGTTATATGGGATTAGAAGCTGGACAGCGATTATCTGATGCCACGGTTGATACTGTATTTATTGGCTCTTGTACTAATAGCCGTATTGAAGATTTACGTGCCGCGGCAAAAATTGTGGAAGGAAAGAAAGTGGCACAAGGTGTAGAAGCGTTAATAGTGCCCGGTTCTGGTTTAGTCAAACAGCAGGCTGAACAAGAAGGGCTGGCTGATATATTTATGGCGGCTGGATTTGAATGGCGTGAGCCTGGTTGCTCAATGTGTTTGGCCATGAATGACGATAGATTAGGTTCAGGCAAGCGCTGTGCATCCACTTCTAATCGTAATTTTGAAGGGCGTCAAGGTCGTGGTGGGCGCACCCATTTAGTCAGTCCCGCAATGGCAGCGGCGGCCGCAATTGCAGGTCGATTTACTGATATTAGAGGAGCGCAGAGATGA